The sequence below is a genomic window from Oreochromis niloticus isolate F11D_XX linkage group LG3, O_niloticus_UMD_NMBU, whole genome shotgun sequence.
aggataaaacacaaaaatgtgacACAAACCACAAGGCAGTTGTGCAGTATAGAATAATGGTGGGACATGAGccttaaaagtaaaaacttcCAACAGAAGGCGGTTCCATATTTTGGGCACCACAACCacaacaaaagcacaaacattgtgtttttctttgttttttttctcactccttCAGAACTTTTTATTCTGACAACATAGTACCCTTCTCTACATTatagtttctttattttctttatttttttaatgtttttttttttttttacattttattttagcgATTTCATTTGTTTCTGTGTAGGGCTCTCACAAAGTAAGAATTTCATCGCACAGTATAACCACTGTGTTCTGCATTGTAATTGGCAATAAACTTCCTGATCTTGATAtttaactagtttttcagcatcactctgaggcAGGATGCTTATAATTTCagagatattgcacaaatgTGATAAAAGCAGTCCTGTGTGTTCATTATGGACACTAAAGTACATATCTGGTCAAAAAagactccaagattcctcaaAGTGTTACTAGAGAAAACTATCAGTAGCTAACTGCCTCTATATGAAGTTAGAATTTCACAGCAATCATTATGCATGTTCACATTTTCTACCATAAAACTTTCATGCACATAAGACACAGTTGAGCAGAGCAGAAGACGTGATTGCTTTTAAATGGAATGAGAAAGGTGGATGTCGTGGATTTTAGTTATTAGACCCATAAATATGTGAGATGTGCAATAAACTCACAGACCAGTTGGATTCAATGCTTGAGATTTtaatgatgaagatgaaaaagaaaagttaaatcTGGAAAATAAAGATTTACTAAAAGCATTCTTTCCATTACACATTTAGTTTCCTCCTATTGAAAGAGAAAATCCATCTCCACTTTATTTCACTTGTCGCATCATTCCTTATGTAGCGTTACAGCAAAGAAAAAGCAGTAAAGATGTGAAATGGGAAACAGATTTTTGGGATACATGTGATCATTTGCTTCTTTGTTTGGTAAACCATGTCTTCATCCCTGGACTTTCCTGACGCAGACATATGGGTATCGGTAGTGACAGTTTATATCATTCATACACTTGTGTCCTGTAAGCACCAAAAATCAACATTAAGTGAAACCATGATAACACGAATACATACTTATTTGAGGAAAAGATTTAGTTTTTTTGTATGATAGCAATAGCACCTTAAATGTTGACTATACTTTCACAACATAGATAatgaatatatatgtatcatttgatatatacatatattttcaaaattaatgaaataccACAAAGTTTTTTATGTATTATGGTAAGAAAGATACattaaatacaatgtttttttcagttcaaaataaaagtatttgaCACACCAAACAAGTCTGGAAATTGTTACCACCCCCTCCAGCCCTCCAACATCACTCTTAATTACTAGATTGTCACTAGACTTACCTGACCAGTTCATGTGCATGCAGTGCTCTCTGTGCCTATAGTTGTTAGGCTCTCCACGACACCAGTACGTAAATTTGAAAGGAGTTCCATCGATCCAAAACCAATGACGCTCctataaaacagaacaaaatggACAATAATGGTTAGATGATGGATAATGATGGTTAGAGTCATCTTTCGAAGTGAACGCCTTTGTTTCATGATCAGTAATATACCTTTTGAGCATCAGAGCCTCCAATCCATGTAAGTGGGTAACTGTGAGTAGCATGATATATGACCCTTTGAATCTCACGGTATTCTCTGAGGCTGCGTACAGATGCCAGGTTTGCATGCACGGACTGACAGTGTCTCTTTAGTGGAGATCAACAGACATCAGAAATTTCaaagccaaaaaaagaaaaatatagaaGTTAGATTTTATAAAATATTACAGGAGATAAACAGAGAAGGAATAAATGGAAAAATCTATATCATTGTTTTTACCTGAGCATGAGCCCAATCCAAGTGATAAGGAAAATAGCGGTAGTATCGGTTGCCGAACCTGATCCAGTGACACCAGTGACATAAGGCTCTCTTCTCAACAAGATGCTCTTCTGAAGACAAGCAAATAATTTAGTAAAAGTGAATAAGGTTTTTTAAAGTGTACATATATTTGTTAGTTATTTAAAAACGTTGGTAATATGTATCTAAAATTTCTGGAATATTTTCTCTTCAGGGCCTCAAAACAACTTTGTACCATTGATTTAGCTGCACATAAGCAGTACATGTGATGTGATGCTGTTCTGTTCAGCATCACAGAAATGTGATTAATCTTGGTGAAAATCATTAAAATGTTGACCAACCTGGTGCCTTTGCCTCTGTCCCACCTTCTTCTGGAAGAGCAGGACAAAGTAAAACATCAGACTTTGAAATTTAACCATCAATGACAATTGATGACAATTATATGACAATTATATTCATTCTGTTATTTGTATGAttagttcacacatatacacattatGTACGTTAGACGGCAACACTCACCAGCAGCAATGATCAGAGCCATCATTGCACAAAGAAGTACAGACACAGTCAGCAGCTTCATGGCGATGTTTAGTATGTCTGTGAAAAACAGAAGGCATCAAGAcatcattcatttaaaaaagaggATAGAATAGATATTGTAGCAGACCTTTTGGATAATTTTGTAGAATATTTGTAGAAAAGATTTCTTTTCAGCACCGACTGGTAGCTTCAGCCTTCCAATGAGAAGGTGCTGAACAGCTCTAAGATCAGTGCTTATATACTGTTTCTTTGGTGCTTCAAAACTAGGAACTAACTTTGAAAAACTGACACATGTGTCATGTGATTCATGCTGGTCAGACTTTCACTgcatctctttctttcttcgCCAAAATAATTGCCTCACACTgacctcttcttctccttttggCTGACCACTTAATTTTACCTATTGACTCGTTCATAAAGAGGTTTCCTAATGCATAATCACAACATTTTTGATGTATTTAATTAGGATGGAATGTCTTTTAAGaatcaaaaacaataacaatcatATTAATGAATGATGATCCCTGGTTTTGCATCCTGATCTTGATTTTTTGTGAGTTGTTTGACTTTCTGGGTTGTGAGAATGTTTTCTGTTTAGAGTTTGTTTCATGTCTCTTTGGTGAATGGggttttcagcttttttgttatttattattttattattcttttttaatatattgtaaTGGTGCAGCTTCTGTATTCAttgatgttacatttttttcaaaatgcttCAGTTATTACATTTAATAACTGCTTGGAACACTCCTCATCACCTCCGTTGCAGTCTACCTCCTCATCGCCACCACCACTTCCAGTTTCCCAAAAGAGGAAGTTTTATCCCCAATAGCAAAAGAGGCAGCCTCAAACATCCTATACTGTATGCTCTATGCAGCTCCAGGTCTCCGATGTTGTGTAccttccccccttttttttctcacactGTAAATtttccatgaagccagataacacacattaattgcaggaatgtcttaaacaCATACATTTCTGGATAACATTGAATTTCTTGCTTCTAACTTCAGATGAAACaagttattgtacttggccctaAAATTCTTAGCCAGatgcttactctggatggcatttgCTTGGCTTCCAGTAACACAGTTAGGAACCTTGGAGTTGTGTTTGACCACAAAACTGTATGTCCCTTAATGgtcatattaaacaaatatgtaggactacTTGCACAATATCTCTCAAATAAGAAACATCCATTATCAGAGCGAAACTGAAAAACTTGTTCCTCCTTTTATTAATTCTACactggactattgtaattcactattattgGGTTGTGCTAAACTCCCTTGAAAACCCTTCAGTTAATCAGCTCTAgaaagagcatatttctcccatttggATATAATTCTCATCATTGGTTTCCTGTTAATCAAATgtagaatcaaatttaaaatccttttcctcacatacaaggtcttgaataatcaggccccatcttatcatAAAGAGCTTATAGTACCATTTtcatagagcactttgctctcacacCAGCTTACTTGTGATTC
It includes:
- the LOC100690771 gene encoding ladderlectin isoform X2, which gives rise to MKLLTVSVLLCAMMALIIAAEEGGTEAKAPEHLVEKRALCHWCHWIRFGNRYYRYFPYHLDWAHAQRHCQSVHANLASVRSLREYREIQRVIYHATHSYPLTWIGGSDAQKERHWFWIDGTPFKFTYWCRGEPNNYRHREHCMHMNWSGHKCMNDINCHYRYPYVCVRKVQG
- the LOC100690771 gene encoding ladderlectin isoform X1, whose translation is MKLLTVSVLLCAMMALIIAAEEGGTEAKAPEEHLVEKRALCHWCHWIRFGNRYYRYFPYHLDWAHAQRHCQSVHANLASVRSLREYREIQRVIYHATHSYPLTWIGGSDAQKERHWFWIDGTPFKFTYWCRGEPNNYRHREHCMHMNWSGHKCMNDINCHYRYPYVCVRKVQG
- the LOC100690771 gene encoding ladderlectin isoform X4, with the translated sequence MKLLTVSVLLCAMMALIIAAEGGTEAKAPEHLVEKRALCHWCHWIRFGNRYYRYFPYHLDWAHAQRHCQSVHANLASVRSLREYREIQRVIYHATHSYPLTWIGGSDAQKERHWFWIDGTPFKFTYWCRGEPNNYRHREHCMHMNWSGHKCMNDINCHYRYPYVCVRKVQG
- the LOC100690771 gene encoding ladderlectin isoform X3, whose translation is MKLLTVSVLLCAMMALIIAAEGGTEAKAPEEHLVEKRALCHWCHWIRFGNRYYRYFPYHLDWAHAQRHCQSVHANLASVRSLREYREIQRVIYHATHSYPLTWIGGSDAQKERHWFWIDGTPFKFTYWCRGEPNNYRHREHCMHMNWSGHKCMNDINCHYRYPYVCVRKVQG